In Clostridium sp. DL-VIII, the following proteins share a genomic window:
- a CDS encoding CoA pyrophosphatase, whose amino-acid sequence MDIESIKIKIQGTKPYINGWEKMKRSSVIIPLVKIKDEVCILFEMRAKKLNSQPGDICFPGGRIDGSETPKEAAVREIFEELGINNIDVINELDTVVRYDGIIIHPFLGVIKEVEEIKINESEVDHVFYVPLDYLLNHKYLEVNGKINIDRSKDFPYHLIVNKENYKFREANYKYLFYKYKDYNIWGITAEMLHNFLKKL is encoded by the coding sequence ATGGACATAGAAAGTATAAAAATTAAAATACAAGGAACTAAACCATATATTAATGGTTGGGAAAAAATGAAAAGGTCTTCTGTAATTATTCCACTAGTGAAAATAAAAGATGAGGTTTGTATATTGTTTGAAATGAGAGCCAAAAAGTTAAATAGCCAGCCTGGAGATATATGCTTTCCAGGCGGAAGAATAGATGGAAGTGAAACACCTAAAGAAGCAGCAGTAAGAGAAATATTTGAGGAGCTTGGAATTAATAATATTGATGTAATAAATGAATTAGATACGGTAGTAAGATATGATGGAATTATAATTCATCCTTTCTTAGGGGTTATTAAAGAGGTTGAAGAAATCAAAATAAATGAAAGTGAGGTCGATCATGTATTTTATGTTCCACTAGATTATTTACTAAATCATAAATACTTAGAGGTAAATGGAAAAATAAATATAGATAGATCAAAAGATTTTCCATATCATTTGATAGTCAATAAAGAAAACTATAAGTTTAGAGAAGCTAACTATAAATATTTATTTTATAAGTATAAGGATTATAATATTTGGGGAATCACAGCGGAAATGCTGCATAATTTTTTGAAGAAATTATAA
- a CDS encoding methyl-accepting chemotaxis protein — protein sequence MLILKNIKVKTKLISSFLIMAMLIAIVGMIGRASLKTSDANSKAMYNDDLQSIQLLTDIKQSLLSSKSNIIELTYVKDASKKDDLEKQIQSNIETEDKDISNYEDIQMDTLEKQLWPTIKEQLSQYRTLTDKVIKLIDDGEYDEAANQYQQIGDIRNSLMENIGKIIDINVNSAKTDNLTNNDIYVHSDHIMIILVIAGLILALAIGLIISRDINTSLLKIKEFAENLAKYDLSKDFQIIRKDEFGKTSSALTKAQQNIKDLVSVIMNSSQKMSDSSEELSATVEELSAKTEEINNAVTNIVAGIQETSAVTEEVTASIEEVDLNIGELSGKAMEGSNNAVQSKERAIEAEKYGKKAIEGVRELYSKKRENMLNAIEEGKVVDNIKVMADTIASISEQTNLLALNAAIEAARAGEQGKGFAIVAEEVRELAEQSSKAVASIHDTIGKVQEAFKNLSGNGQDVLGFINENVDPQFKEFEKVGNQYYRDSDFVSKMSEEIASMSEELTATVGQVNEAMQNVAEASLKSSEHVETIKGSIDETAKAIEQVALTSQNQTEFAQRLNEMILKFKI from the coding sequence ATGCTTATTTTAAAGAATATAAAAGTAAAAACTAAATTAATATCATCTTTTCTTATTATGGCTATGTTAATAGCTATTGTAGGTATGATAGGAAGAGCATCATTAAAAACATCAGATGCAAATTCAAAAGCCATGTATAATGACGACTTACAGTCAATACAGTTGCTTACAGATATTAAACAGTCGTTACTCAGCAGCAAGAGTAATATTATTGAATTAACCTATGTTAAAGATGCTTCAAAAAAAGATGATTTAGAAAAACAGATTCAATCTAATATAGAAACAGAAGATAAAGATATATCAAACTATGAAGATATTCAGATGGACACCCTTGAAAAGCAATTGTGGCCAACAATTAAAGAGCAACTTAGCCAGTATAGAACGTTAACAGATAAGGTTATTAAACTTATAGATGATGGTGAATATGATGAAGCAGCTAATCAATATCAACAAATAGGAGATATTAGAAATTCGCTTATGGAGAATATAGGTAAGATAATAGATATAAATGTTAATAGCGCAAAGACAGATAATTTAACAAACAATGATATATATGTACATAGCGATCATATAATGATAATACTTGTCATAGCAGGATTAATATTAGCATTAGCAATTGGATTAATTATTTCAAGGGACATAAATACATCATTACTTAAAATAAAAGAATTTGCTGAAAACTTAGCGAAATATGATTTATCAAAGGATTTTCAAATTATAAGAAAAGATGAATTTGGGAAAACAAGTTCAGCTCTCACAAAAGCTCAGCAAAACATTAAAGACCTCGTAAGTGTTATTATGAATAGTTCGCAAAAGATGAGTGATTCAAGTGAAGAACTTTCAGCGACAGTAGAGGAATTATCAGCAAAAACTGAAGAGATAAATAATGCTGTAACTAATATAGTAGCTGGAATACAAGAAACAAGTGCAGTTACAGAAGAGGTGACTGCATCTATAGAAGAAGTTGACTTAAATATTGGAGAGCTTTCTGGAAAAGCCATGGAAGGAAGCAATAATGCAGTCCAATCTAAAGAAAGAGCTATAGAAGCAGAGAAGTACGGAAAAAAAGCAATAGAAGGAGTTAGAGAACTATATTCTAAGAAGAGAGAGAATATGCTAAATGCAATTGAGGAGGGCAAAGTTGTAGATAATATAAAGGTTATGGCAGATACGATTGCAAGTATATCAGAACAGACTAATTTATTAGCTCTAAATGCTGCTATAGAGGCTGCAAGAGCAGGAGAGCAAGGTAAGGGCTTTGCTATAGTTGCAGAGGAGGTAAGAGAACTTGCTGAACAGTCTTCTAAGGCAGTAGCTTCTATACATGATACTATTGGAAAAGTTCAAGAGGCATTTAAAAATTTATCTGGAAATGGTCAAGACGTGTTAGGTTTTATAAATGAAAATGTGGATCCTCAGTTCAAAGAATTTGAAAAGGTAGGAAATCAATATTATAGGGATTCAGATTTTGTAAGTAAAATGTCAGAAGAGATAGCATCTATGTCAGAAGAACTTACTGCAACAGTTGGTCAGGTGAATGAAGCAATGCAGAATGTGGCTGAAGCCTCACTAAAATCATCAGAACATGTTGAAACAATAAAGGGAAGTATAGATGAAACAGCAAAGGCAATAGAACAAGTGGCATTAACTTCACAAAATCAAACGGAATTTGCACAAAGGCTAAATGAAATGATATTAAAGTTTAAAATATAA
- a CDS encoding AraC family transcriptional regulator, translating to MDISNMRHEIVSENPDIEVKFYLSIDEGGYVAPHWHNSLEIVYMLEGSITVAFENKKITVLPEEFIVINSRNVHGFTSKKNRALVLQIPSVVFEKYVRNMDLYYFNVDMNPIDEAEIKRLNKIKKIFHDMYEIYDIQPEGYLLKFNSLLYDMLFTLIHSYSSKLALKQIKRDNKYLERLKGITMFLHNCHDEQITMQQLADKFGYNPDYISRFFKKYMGLTVIEYLYEIRINYIYKDLIDTDLNINDIFENHGCNNYRVAIKLFKKRYGCTPKEKRKEKNMTISK from the coding sequence ATGGATATTTCAAACATGAGGCATGAAATCGTTTCTGAAAATCCAGACATAGAGGTAAAGTTTTATTTATCAATAGATGAAGGTGGGTATGTAGCACCGCACTGGCATAATAGTTTAGAAATAGTCTATATGCTTGAAGGCAGTATTACAGTTGCTTTTGAAAATAAGAAAATTACTGTATTACCAGAAGAATTTATTGTTATAAACTCAAGAAATGTACATGGATTTACAAGTAAGAAAAATCGTGCATTAGTTTTGCAGATACCAAGTGTTGTTTTTGAAAAATATGTTCGCAATATGGACTTGTATTATTTTAATGTTGATATGAATCCAATAGATGAAGCTGAAATTAAAAGGCTAAATAAGATTAAAAAAATATTTCATGATATGTATGAAATATATGATATTCAACCAGAAGGATATTTGCTTAAGTTTAATAGTTTGCTTTACGATATGCTTTTTACTTTGATTCATTCATATTCTTCTAAATTGGCTCTAAAGCAAATAAAAAGAGATAATAAATATTTAGAAAGATTAAAAGGAATCACTATGTTTTTACATAATTGCCATGATGAGCAGATAACAATGCAACAATTGGCAGATAAATTTGGATATAATCCAGATTACATCTCAAGATTCTTTAAAAAGTATATGGGATTAACAGTCATCGAGTATTTATATGAAATTCGAATTAATTATATATATAAAGATTTAATTGATACGGATTTAAATATAAATGATATTTTTGAAAATCATGGATGTAATAATTATAGGGTTGCAATAAAGCTTTTTAAAAAACGATATGGATGTACTCCAAAAGAAAAAAGAAAAGAGAAAAATATGACTATTTCGAAATAA
- a CDS encoding MFS transporter: MNEISKKIKISFWERFSYGCGDLGCNIIYSAMSAFLLYYYTDYIKVSALAVGTVMLVSKLFDGVVDLAMGVIVDRTKSRFGKCRSWILRMTIPFALAAVLLFSVPAGLGESGKIIYIFITYNLVSSVIYTAINVPYATLNALITQDQYQRSILSIFRMTMATVGTLIITNLTLPLVKLFGDNASAWTKTFLVFGILSIIVFMITFTGTKERVKPSENTHQEKIPFHTGVKYLFKNKYWIMITVTLVLIFINYSLNSGAAVYYAKVVLRDPNMIGPMNLIASVVQIAAMFFTAIIIKRTGKRNMLIIGSVIYGLGFVMFGFVGTSYVGIMTASALKGIGNAGISSCMFAIVSDTIEYGEWKTGYRTEGLVNSASSFGFKVGNGLGSAMIGWILAFGGYSENAVTQSASALMSINAIFIYIPAVVVVLQIFVMSFYHLDKEYDSIVDGLSNGRNLAVNG, encoded by the coding sequence ATGAACGAGATTAGTAAAAAGATAAAAATCAGTTTTTGGGAAAGGTTTTCTTATGGTTGCGGAGATTTAGGTTGTAATATAATTTATTCAGCTATGTCTGCATTTCTTTTGTATTATTATACTGATTATATAAAAGTAAGTGCACTTGCAGTTGGAACAGTAATGCTAGTTTCAAAATTATTTGATGGTGTAGTGGATTTAGCGATGGGAGTTATAGTAGATAGAACTAAATCAAGATTCGGGAAGTGTCGTTCATGGATATTACGTATGACTATTCCATTTGCACTTGCAGCAGTTTTATTATTTTCGGTGCCAGCAGGCTTGGGTGAAAGTGGAAAAATAATATATATTTTTATTACATATAATTTGGTTTCATCTGTTATTTATACGGCTATAAATGTACCATATGCAACATTAAATGCGTTGATTACGCAAGATCAATATCAACGCTCAATTCTAAGTATTTTTAGAATGACTATGGCAACAGTAGGAACCTTAATAATAACAAATTTAACATTACCTTTAGTAAAGTTATTTGGCGATAATGCTTCAGCATGGACAAAAACCTTTTTAGTGTTTGGTATACTTTCAATTATAGTATTCATGATTACATTTACAGGAACTAAGGAACGGGTAAAACCTTCTGAAAATACACATCAAGAGAAAATACCATTCCATACAGGAGTTAAGTATTTATTTAAAAATAAGTACTGGATAATGATAACAGTGACTTTGGTTCTAATTTTTATAAATTACTCTTTAAATAGTGGGGCAGCAGTTTACTATGCTAAGGTTGTACTAAGAGATCCTAATATGATTGGACCTATGAATTTGATAGCAAGTGTTGTGCAAATTGCAGCAATGTTCTTTACTGCAATTATTATTAAAAGAACCGGAAAGAGAAATATGCTGATTATTGGTTCAGTTATTTATGGCTTAGGATTTGTCATGTTTGGTTTTGTTGGTACAAGCTATGTGGGAATAATGACTGCATCTGCATTAAAAGGTATTGGAAATGCAGGGATTTCATCTTGTATGTTTGCTATTGTTTCTGACACTATTGAATATGGTGAATGGAAAACTGGTTATAGAACAGAAGGATTAGTAAATAGTGCATCAAGTTTTGGATTTAAGGTTGGTAATGGCTTAGGCTCTGCAATGATTGGATGGATCTTGGCATTTGGAGGATATTCAGAAAATGCAGTAACTCAAAGTGCTTCAGCATTAATGTCAATTAATGCAATATTCATTTATATTCCTGCAGTAGTCGTTGTTTTACAAATTTTTGTTATGTCATTTTATCATTTAGATAAAGAATATGACTCAATAGTCGATGGATTGAGTAATGGTAGAAATTTAGCAGTTAACGGGTAG
- the yicI gene encoding alpha-xylosidase: protein MKFTNGYWLLKDGVNKISPIQMIDYKIEDRAIVIYASGKEIADRGQTLNDPMLTFYVSSPLPNIVRVRGYHHIGGIDNGPSFEILENDKHKVSIEDTEEVLSLTSGDTTIKIGKNNWNLSFYYKGKPLTQSQKNQLGYIKTADGNFWREQLNLDIGECVYGFGEQFSQYVKNGQTVDIWNEDGGTCSDLAYKNIPFYFTSKGYGVFVNQPEKVSFEVATEVVSKCQFSVQGEKIDYMIIGGDKPKEAIERYTDLTGKPALPPAWSFGLWLSTSFTTNYDENTVNSFIDGMINRDIPLSVFHFDCFWMKEYEWCNFEWDKEVFPDPAGLISRIKAKGIKVCVWINPYIGQKSPLFKEGMDNGYFIKNKDGGVWQWDMWQAGQGIVDFTNPEACKWYTSYLEKLIDMGVDCFKTDFGERIPVDGVYFDGSDPLKMHNYYTYLYNKTVFDLLKEKLGEENAIVFARSATAGSQKFPVHWGGDCESRFESMAETLRGGLSLMSSGFGFWSHDISGFENTAPPEVYKRWVQFGLLSSHSRLHGSNSYRVPWLFDEESVDVVRKFTKLKCRLMPYIYNKAVEANKKGIPVMRSMIMEFPEDRACDYLERQYMFGDSLLIAPIFNFESTVDYYLPRGKWTNILTNEIIEGGSWINEKFDFFTLPLMAKENSIIPIGGKDNTCDYNYLENLQLHIFNLINETNAEINDVQGKTVFKVKAERNENKIMIKLSNNFDGIRIVMRNIHNIKNIQGASIEDSTEGIVLSVFKDAAEVVFEINE, encoded by the coding sequence ATGAAATTTACAAATGGATATTGGCTTTTAAAAGATGGGGTAAATAAAATTAGCCCAATACAAATGATAGATTATAAGATAGAAGATCGAGCTATAGTGATTTATGCATCAGGTAAGGAAATCGCAGATAGGGGACAAACTTTAAATGATCCAATGCTCACCTTTTATGTATCATCGCCTCTTCCTAATATTGTAAGAGTACGAGGCTATCATCATATTGGAGGGATAGATAATGGACCTTCCTTTGAAATATTGGAAAATGATAAGCATAAGGTTAGTATTGAAGATACTGAAGAAGTTCTTTCGCTTACAAGTGGAGATACAACTATAAAAATAGGAAAAAATAATTGGAACTTAAGTTTTTATTATAAAGGAAAGCCTTTAACACAAAGTCAGAAAAATCAATTAGGTTACATTAAAACTGCTGATGGGAATTTCTGGAGAGAACAATTGAATTTAGACATCGGAGAATGTGTGTATGGATTTGGAGAGCAGTTTTCACAGTATGTTAAGAATGGTCAGACTGTAGATATTTGGAATGAAGACGGAGGGACTTGTTCTGATCTTGCTTATAAAAATATTCCGTTTTATTTTACAAGCAAAGGTTATGGTGTGTTTGTGAATCAACCTGAAAAAGTATCTTTCGAAGTTGCAACAGAAGTAGTGTCAAAGTGTCAGTTTTCTGTACAAGGAGAAAAAATAGATTATATGATTATTGGAGGAGATAAACCAAAGGAAGCAATAGAAAGATATACAGATCTTACAGGAAAGCCAGCATTACCACCAGCTTGGTCATTTGGACTGTGGCTTTCAACATCATTTACAACTAACTATGATGAGAATACTGTAAATAGTTTTATTGATGGTATGATAAATCGTGATATTCCGTTAAGTGTATTTCACTTTGATTGTTTTTGGATGAAGGAATATGAATGGTGTAATTTTGAGTGGGATAAAGAGGTATTTCCAGATCCAGCAGGTTTAATATCTAGAATAAAAGCGAAAGGTATAAAAGTGTGTGTATGGATAAATCCATATATAGGACAAAAGTCACCATTGTTTAAAGAAGGAATGGATAATGGATATTTCATAAAAAATAAAGATGGAGGCGTATGGCAGTGGGATATGTGGCAGGCAGGCCAAGGAATAGTTGATTTTACAAATCCAGAAGCTTGCAAATGGTATACTTCATATCTTGAAAAATTAATTGATATGGGAGTAGATTGCTTTAAAACAGATTTTGGAGAGAGAATACCAGTTGATGGGGTATATTTTGATGGATCAGATCCATTGAAAATGCATAACTATTATACGTATTTATATAATAAAACTGTTTTTGATTTACTTAAAGAAAAACTTGGAGAGGAGAATGCAATTGTATTTGCCCGTTCAGCAACAGCAGGAAGTCAAAAGTTTCCAGTACACTGGGGCGGAGACTGTGAATCAAGATTTGAATCTATGGCAGAAACTCTTAGAGGTGGATTATCTTTGATGTCATCAGGATTTGGATTTTGGAGTCATGATATAAGCGGATTTGAAAATACTGCGCCACCAGAAGTATATAAAAGATGGGTACAATTTGGCTTGTTATCATCCCACAGCAGGCTGCATGGATCAAATTCTTATAGAGTCCCTTGGTTGTTTGATGAAGAATCAGTAGATGTTGTCAGGAAATTTACTAAGTTAAAATGCAGATTGATGCCTTACATCTATAATAAAGCCGTAGAGGCGAATAAAAAAGGAATACCCGTAATGAGATCTATGATTATGGAATTTCCAGAGGATAGAGCGTGTGACTATCTTGAAAGACAATACATGTTTGGAGACAGCCTTTTGATAGCTCCAATTTTTAATTTTGAGTCAACTGTTGATTATTATCTACCAAGGGGAAAGTGGACGAATATACTTACAAATGAAATTATAGAAGGAGGATCTTGGATTAATGAAAAATTTGACTTTTTTACTTTACCGCTTATGGCAAAAGAAAATTCAATCATTCCAATAGGCGGCAAAGATAATACCTGCGATTATAATTATTTAGAAAATTTGCAGCTTCATATATTTAATTTAATAAATGAGACAAATGCAGAAATTAATGATGTACAAGGTAAAACTGTGTTCAAAGTAAAGGCAGAAAGAAACGAAAATAAGATAATGATAAAGCTTTCAAATAATTTTGATGGAATTAGAATTGTAATGCGAAATATCCACAATATAAAAAATATTCAAGGTGCATCAATAGAAGATTCTACAGAAGGAATTGTATTATCAGTATTTAAGGATGCAGCAGAAGTTGTATTTGAAATAAATGAATAG
- a CDS encoding GntR family transcriptional regulator, with protein MKGEIILCQDDKSYAKEIYKHIKLDILNLKIKDGDFLTLAELADKYNVSKTPVRDALGALEIEGYLKSLPRKGYLVRPVTQKSIRESFQMRSILERAAVKLAVKTASELELEGIHELAMKFPEDSKGSEIAKFNELNNVFHMSIVRATHNSLLIETCEGTMENLSRILLMDCKNLEFTNEKDDHVNIAKALLDRNSKKAEELIVEHISNLETRFYSYESIKA; from the coding sequence ATGAAAGGAGAGATAATTCTGTGTCAGGACGATAAATCATATGCGAAGGAAATATATAAGCATATTAAATTAGATATTTTAAATTTAAAAATAAAAGATGGAGATTTTCTTACATTAGCTGAATTGGCAGATAAGTACAATGTAAGCAAGACACCAGTGAGAGATGCATTAGGAGCATTGGAAATAGAAGGATATCTGAAATCCTTGCCTAGAAAAGGTTATTTAGTAAGGCCTGTAACGCAGAAAAGTATAAGGGAATCTTTCCAAATGAGATCTATTTTAGAAAGAGCTGCTGTAAAATTGGCAGTTAAAACAGCTAGTGAATTAGAGCTGGAAGGTATACACGAATTAGCTATGAAATTTCCAGAGGATTCTAAAGGCAGTGAAATAGCAAAATTTAATGAATTAAATAATGTATTTCACATGTCAATTGTAAGAGCAACTCATAATTCATTATTAATTGAAACTTGTGAGGGAACAATGGAGAATCTTTCTCGAATTTTGTTAATGGATTGCAAGAACTTAGAATTTACAAATGAAAAAGATGATCATGTAAATATTGCAAAAGCCCTGCTTGATAGAAATAGTAAAAAAGCAGAAGAGTTGATAGTAGAACATATTTCGAATTTAGAAACAAGGTTTTATTCTTATGAAAGTATAAAAGCATAA
- a CDS encoding transporter substrate-binding domain-containing protein, with protein MNKKTLIGILLASVMSVGVLSGCGAAKKDSSNGSDGNKKYVIACDAKYAPFSFEEDGKYKGIDVELLAAIAKEENFDYDLKPMDFNGIIPGITSNQLDGAIAGMSITDERKQTLDFSDGYFQSGLSLVVNKDNNDIKSVNDLNGKSASLKKGTAGATFAEDNESKYGLKLNYFDDSPSMFQAVENKNCDFLLEDYPVIAYKIKVDPDSKLKIAGDKLTNVDYGFAVKKGENADLLKKFNEGLKKLKDNGEYDKIVGQYIAK; from the coding sequence ATGAACAAAAAAACATTAATAGGAATTTTGCTAGCATCAGTAATGTCGGTAGGTGTATTATCAGGATGCGGAGCAGCAAAAAAGGATTCATCTAATGGCAGTGATGGAAATAAGAAATATGTAATTGCATGTGATGCAAAATATGCACCATTCTCTTTTGAGGAGGATGGAAAGTATAAAGGAATCGATGTAGAACTTTTAGCTGCAATTGCTAAAGAAGAAAATTTTGATTATGATTTAAAGCCAATGGACTTTAATGGAATAATTCCAGGTATTACATCTAATCAATTAGATGGTGCTATAGCTGGTATGAGTATTACAGATGAAAGAAAACAAACATTAGATTTTTCAGATGGATACTTCCAATCAGGATTATCATTAGTTGTTAATAAGGATAATAATGATATTAAGAGTGTAAATGACTTGAATGGAAAAAGTGCATCACTTAAGAAAGGTACAGCAGGAGCAACATTTGCAGAAGACAATGAATCAAAGTATGGATTAAAATTAAATTATTTTGATGATTCTCCATCAATGTTCCAAGCAGTTGAAAACAAGAATTGTGATTTCCTATTAGAAGATTATCCTGTTATCGCTTATAAGATTAAAGTCGATCCAGATTCTAAGCTAAAAATTGCAGGAGATAAATTAACTAATGTTGATTATGGATTTGCAGTTAAAAAAGGTGAAAATGCAGATTTATTAAAGAAGTTTAATGAAGGCCTTAAGAAATTAAAAGATAATGGAGAATATGATAAAATAGTTGGTCAATATATCGCAAAATAG
- a CDS encoding transporter substrate-binding domain-containing protein produces MNRKVLVSILLASAMSVGLLAGCGASKGDIKADTGNKKYVIACDSKFAPFSFEENGKYKGIDVEILEEVAKEENFDYDLKPMDFNGIIPGLASNQLDGAISAMTITDERKQTLDFSDGYFVSGLSIVANKDNNSINSINDLNGKSVSVKKGTAGAKFAEDNEAKYGLKLNYFEDSPSMFQAVENGNDDFLLEDYPVIAYKIKVDGDSKLKIVGDKLDTVDYGFAVKKGENTDLLNKFNEGLKKIKENGKYDQIVGQYIGK; encoded by the coding sequence ATGAATAGAAAAGTATTAGTAAGTATTTTATTAGCATCAGCAATGTCGGTAGGATTATTGGCTGGCTGCGGTGCATCTAAAGGAGATATAAAAGCAGATACGGGAAACAAAAAATATGTAATCGCATGTGACTCTAAGTTTGCACCATTTTCATTTGAGGAAAATGGTAAATATAAAGGTATAGATGTAGAAATCTTAGAGGAAGTTGCTAAAGAAGAAAATTTTGATTACGATCTAAAACCAATGGATTTTAACGGAATAATTCCTGGACTTGCATCTAATCAATTAGATGGAGCTATATCAGCGATGACTATAACTGATGAAAGAAAACAAACTTTGGATTTTTCAGATGGATACTTTGTATCAGGGTTATCAATAGTAGCTAATAAAGATAATAATTCAATTAATAGCATAAATGATTTAAATGGAAAAAGTGTTTCAGTCAAAAAGGGGACAGCAGGAGCGAAATTTGCTGAAGACAATGAAGCTAAATACGGATTGAAATTAAATTATTTTGAAGATTCACCATCAATGTTTCAGGCGGTGGAAAATGGAAATGATGATTTCTTGTTAGAGGATTATCCAGTTATCGCATATAAAATTAAAGTTGACGGTGATTCAAAACTAAAAATTGTTGGAGATAAATTAGATACTGTCGATTATGGATTTGCAGTAAAAAAGGGTGAAAATACAGACTTATTAAATAAATTTAATGAAGGTCTTAAGAAAATAAAAGAAAATGGAAAATATGATCAAATAGTTGGTCAATATATAGGAAAATAG
- a CDS encoding amino acid ABC transporter permease, with amino-acid sequence MEIFQLLKDSLPSLLSGLSVTIEVAVISLILAVILGIVLGIFSISNSKILKGISTIYIYIVRGTPLMVQALFLYFGVGQALGIRFDPMVAGIITLTVNATAYMAEIFRGGIQAVDKGQMEAARCLGLSYFKAMRKVILPQAVKIMIPSILNQFIVTLKDTSILTVISIRELTSSGQIIIARNFKALQMYAIVACMYFIVITILTLVSSYIERKINYGNKR; translated from the coding sequence ATGGAAATCTTTCAATTACTAAAAGATAGCCTTCCTAGCTTACTAAGTGGGCTTTCGGTAACAATAGAAGTTGCAGTTATATCATTAATATTAGCTGTAATATTAGGAATAGTTTTAGGTATATTCAGTATAAGTAATTCAAAAATATTAAAAGGTATATCGACAATATACATATATATAGTTCGTGGAACACCACTTATGGTTCAAGCTTTATTTTTATACTTTGGAGTTGGACAAGCACTTGGCATAAGATTTGATCCTATGGTAGCAGGTATAATAACCCTTACAGTAAATGCAACAGCTTATATGGCTGAAATTTTCAGAGGCGGAATTCAAGCAGTAGACAAAGGTCAAATGGAAGCTGCAAGATGTTTAGGGCTTAGCTATTTTAAAGCTATGAGAAAGGTTATTCTGCCTCAAGCAGTTAAAATCATGATTCCATCTATATTGAATCAATTTATTGTTACACTAAAGGATACATCAATCTTGACGGTTATAAGTATAAGAGAACTTACATCATCTGGACAAATTATAATTGCAAGAAACTTTAAAGCACTTCAAATGTATGCAATTGTAGCATGTATGTATTTTATAGTAATTACAATACTAACTTTAGTATCAAGTTATATAGAAAGGAAAATTAACTATGGTAATAAGCGCTAA
- a CDS encoding amino acid ABC transporter ATP-binding protein has translation MVISAKNLKKRYGQLEVLKDISVNVTEGEVLCIIGPSGSGKSTFLRCLNGLEEIQAGSITILGQELVNNKDINKLREEIGMVFQSFNLFPHLTVLENMLLAPLELKKMNRSEATEKALNLLDKVGLKDKKDVYPDTLSGGQKQRVAIARALEMNPKIMLFDEPTSALDPEMVGEVLKVMKDLAQEGMTMVVVTHEMNFAKEVSDRVIFMDQGYIVEEGDPKEIFTAPTSERCKEFLDKVINN, from the coding sequence ATGGTAATAAGCGCTAAGAATTTAAAGAAACGTTATGGACAATTAGAAGTTCTTAAAGATATATCTGTAAATGTAACAGAAGGAGAAGTTCTTTGTATCATAGGACCTTCGGGTTCAGGAAAGAGTACATTCTTAAGGTGTCTAAATGGTTTAGAAGAAATTCAAGCTGGTAGTATAACAATACTAGGACAAGAGCTTGTAAATAATAAAGATATAAATAAGTTAAGAGAAGAAATAGGAATGGTGTTTCAATCCTTTAATTTATTTCCCCATTTAACAGTCCTTGAAAATATGTTGCTTGCACCTTTAGAATTAAAAAAGATGAATAGAAGTGAAGCGACTGAAAAAGCTCTAAATTTATTAGATAAGGTTGGTTTGAAGGATAAAAAGGATGTTTATCCAGACACATTATCAGGGGGACAAAAGCAAAGAGTAGCAATTGCCAGAGCTCTTGAAATGAATCCTAAAATAATGCTATTTGACGAACCAACTTCAGCACTAGATCCTGAAATGGTTGGAGAAGTATTAAAAGTTATGAAGGATTTAGCACAAGAAGGAATGACTATGGTTGTTGTAACTCATGAAATGAACTTTGCTAAAGAGGTATCTGATAGAGTTATATTTATGGATCAAGGATATATTGTAGAAGAAGGAGATCCAAAAGAAATATTTACAGCTCCTACAAGTGAAAGATGCAAAGAATTCTTGGATAAAGTAATTAATAATTAA